In the genome of Myxococcus stipitatus, one region contains:
- the rdgC gene encoding recombination-associated protein RdgC, whose amino-acid sequence MPVLRGAVTFSRFRVEHAKEAPSDIKRWLTRGLKAHAFEPIDRRSEDDRAAGFVELENADAVDFSAGRVFYGEYALFSFRIDSLKVPAAAMKAELAKWSAQFEQENDRPASRAEKTQAKAQIKQMLRTRATPRTNVLDVSWNQSTQQMQIWAASRKVVEEIIIALENALSLKFVGLTPAAIAQTSGLDEGALGPTAELIGMDLPATAEVAHGEA is encoded by the coding sequence ATGCCTGTCCTCCGTGGTGCCGTCACCTTCTCGCGCTTCCGCGTCGAACACGCGAAGGAAGCGCCTTCCGACATCAAGCGCTGGCTGACCCGTGGCCTCAAGGCGCACGCCTTCGAGCCCATTGACCGCCGCTCCGAGGATGACCGCGCCGCCGGCTTCGTGGAGCTGGAGAACGCCGACGCCGTCGACTTCTCCGCCGGCCGCGTCTTCTATGGCGAGTACGCGCTCTTCTCCTTCCGCATCGACTCGCTCAAGGTTCCCGCGGCGGCGATGAAGGCGGAGCTGGCGAAGTGGTCCGCCCAATTCGAGCAGGAGAATGACCGGCCCGCCAGCCGAGCCGAGAAGACGCAGGCCAAGGCGCAGATCAAGCAGATGCTGCGCACGCGCGCCACGCCTCGCACCAACGTGCTGGACGTGAGCTGGAACCAGTCGACGCAGCAGATGCAGATCTGGGCCGCGTCTCGCAAGGTGGTGGAGGAGATCATCATCGCGTTGGAGAACGCGCTGTCGCTGAAGTTCGTGGGCCTGACGCCCGCGGCCATCGCGCAGACGTCGGGACTCGACGAGGGGGCCCTGGGGCCCACCGCGGAGCTGATTGGCATGGACCTGCCGGCGACGGCGGAGGTGGCGCATGGGGAAGCGTGA